In Xiphophorus maculatus strain JP 163 A chromosome 9, X_maculatus-5.0-male, whole genome shotgun sequence, the genomic window attaagatatttgctATAAAACCTAGACAAAAATACTGTGTAAAGACACACCgattttgtgtcttttacagagtttattttcATCTGGGTGCACAATATTGCACTGGACTGTTGAATTCATTTGCTACTCCTCACTCTtaaaacatgagttttatatttacttttggaAAATAAGAGATCAAAAACCAGACTGCTAcagagattttatttgtgtgcGAAGCTTTAGGttcaatctttttcttcttgtgatCCTGTCCTTATAAAATCTGTAAGAAAATTCTCGTTGCCAATTCTGTGGTGCATAAATAATGGTGAATAACGTAAAGGAGGACTGCTGCTCAAAAGTTCGTACAGTGCGACTGCCATGTGCTTCCATAAACCAGATGAGGATCTTCTTGCACTGAAGTGAGAGTACCTGGCGCTTTGACCGTCTCTGTCCCCACTCTGGCCGCCATGCTCAGAGAGTCCTTGCCCCCATCGATGGCCACTCCCAGCTGACCCATGACCTCACACATAGCCTTGCAGGCCTCCCACAGACACGCCCCCTCACCGGGCAGCTTGGCGGCCCACATCCAGTTCCCACTGCACTTCACATCCTGAAATGTGACACGGAAACTTGAAATATCTCAGAAACCGAGCAGGAAGTGACCGACAAAGTCGTCGTATCAGTTGGGATTCAAAGGGGTTTGCGATTTCTTTCAGCTCGACAACATGTTTGCTGGTATTTTGGTGATCTCACCTTCAGAGCCGTGACTCTGGCAAACAGCAGGTTGGTGAGAGCCTCTCCGACAGCCATCCGGGCCCCCGCTGCTGGACAAACCAGGCCTTTGACCGGCTGCTCCCCGATGGCCGTGGCCGCCCCCTGCAGGCCGAACGGCGACATAGCCACGACCGCAACGTCAGCCAGAGGGGTGTGAAGGGGGCCGACGCACTGTTGCTGGGCAACCAGTCCAGTCACAGAGCGATCCACCTAAAGGAGGGAGGTAGCAAAGTGGGGATAGAGTCACAAAAtgctggaacaaaaaaaaaacccaacaacaacaaaaactattttggcAAAAGACACCACCTTATTGGTCAGGTAGCGTTTAGACGCCACAGCAGGCAAACGTAAAACCCGCTGCAGTGCGTCTCTGACCGTCAGCTCAGCAGGAAGACTCAGGGGCCGAAGGGTGGGGGCCAGACGCTCCATCTGAAACTCTTTCTGCGGCATTTTGCCCAGAACCCACTCCAGCTGCAGGTCAACAGGATGGCGGACCCCGTCTGCCCGATCGCCGTCGCTTCCCTCGTCATTCACCAGCACGATCTGTGTAtataaataacacacacacattaagaTAAACAAACTGGTGCCGTCCCGGTACAATTTTCCGCTAAGTTTTAATGCCGCAGTGGACAAAAATTTATGAAGCATGCCTTTCCGTCTCCTGTGATGAGTCCCACAAAGTCAACAGGACACTTTTCCCGCTGACAAACTCTCTCCAAGTACGACTTGTCTGACGGGCGCAGCAGCAGAGCATTGCTCTCCTGATACTCGGCCCCCCACAGCTCCAAAACACTCAGCGTGGGGTCGcctttctgcacacacacacacacacacacacacacacacacacacacacacagaaaaatagaGGGACTGATGCGTTTAAACCAAGATAAAACTAATTACACTTAAAGAGAAAAGTTGCAAAGGATAACCTTTTCCCTGCATCTTGTGACTCTGTATCGCATCGTGTACAGCACTGTGATGTGGTTTTGTGTTGAGAATGAACAGCGCCTgactacaataaataaataacttaagaaaataatttcatttttaaaactgaaatcattacatttaattgaggctcatgaaaataattttatatttatgccgtttatattttatatttcattacacattttattaatttattcattaattatttaGAATTTGGCACTCTTCACTCTCCATAGTTATGATAATTTTGATATTTCTTATTGagatttaagaaatataatgtagaaagattttttttaactttttttctggtCTTCCTGTCACTATCAATCCTTTGTAGTACTTACACATTAGTAGCAGAGGCCCAACAGCTTACACTGTCTTTAGCACCTTACAATAGCAATTAGCACAGCTAGCCTTACTGAATACTGTGTGTATTCTTTGAGAATGTCGATACTTTCTTTAACTCTGACATTTCTGAAAGGCTCATTAAATCCAGAATGTTTCAGGACAGAGTTGTTAAAAACTCAGTTGAATGAAAGTAAGCAAATCGTATTCCACtgagccttcctgttatctactTAAAGTCTTGATCTTTCCTGCAGGCTAGATAAACCACAAAATGTTAGCACTGAAAAGGCttcatttctttccttcctctagttttatttcaagcatCTCACTGATATTGAAAATGGCTACCTCTAGGCATTCCTTCAGTAACAGCATGTACACTAAAGAGGTTTGTTGTCACCACGACCTGCCAGAGCTTTGGCACTGCGTGTTCACCGACCCACCTTGTGAGTTTCCGACCGGACGGACCTGAAGGCCAGTTTCCGGCCAATTTCTTGGAGCAAAATAATTGCATTCATGTGCAAACTTGAGCAAAAGTTGAGACGTTTGTGTGAATTACCTTGAATTTACCGCAGTAGATCACAGCCCCCGCTGGCTCGCTGAGCTCCTTCAGAACATTACCTTAAGACGAGAACATGCGTCAGCGCTCGGCCTCCCATTCCTAAGTTTAAAATGCTTTCAAACTCCACGAAGCTCGTACCATTTCCTCCTGCACCCTGATCGTGGATGCTGCAGATGGGGTTGCCGTTGCTTCTTTCCAGGCATGCCCTGAGAGCGCGGTTCATCTTCTGCTCCATCTCGGCGTCTCCCCTCTGGACCGCTCCCAGGTCCCTCTCGCTGCAGTTGTCTCCTTGCACCTGCAGTAGGAATATAGTTTCCTTGTTGCAAAACTCATTAGCGTCACGGAAGCACGCTGCCAGCCTTTCTGGGGTTCACACTTGAACAGAAGAGGCCGCTCCTCCTCCCACGCCGATCCGATACACCGGCCCGCCGATCTTCACCACCTCCATCCCTGATTGCAAACAGCCGTAGAGGAGACGAAATGACTCACTGATCGATGCGCGTGTAAATATAGCTGCAGAATTGATTACTTGAGTTCACGCAGACAGTCAAACATTACCAGCTTCTGCCTCTTCTTTCTTCACGTAGCCGTCCTCGATCGATCCAAGACCACCGCTGAACATGATGGGCTTAATCCATTCCCGCCGCTCTCCGTTAGCCAACCGCATGCCAAAGGAACGGGCAAAACCTAGAAGAAGATAATAGTAACCAAACATGTTACTGAAATGTAAGTTCATTAAGTACCTCCTGAAATGTTTGTATGGGGAGTCCCAACATCCTCAGTACcaacattaaatattattgcAGATAACAGTGCAAGATATTGATTAATGAAGTAATCTAAAGTTGACGGATCTTATTGATCAACTAACAATTGATAAGCAGccgtttaaaagaaaaaaaaacacagttttctcTAGAATCAAGAGAGTCAGCCatctttcaaaacaaatttttcattACATGCTGAATCAAAAAAAAATAGTGCCTTCTGCTGGACGGAGGCCAAACTACGACACCGAAAGAAGGTCCTAGCGGAAGTTATCAGTTAATCGATTGGAGTTATTTTTACTCTAATAAGTAGaacctttaaaaagtaaatgtaattttcaacaATGGTGGTTATACTAAACATGTTAGTTTTACGCTGTTTATAACCTGAGTTGTGTGAATTAACTCGAACTTAAAGAACAAACCGTCTTCTCTCACCTGAGAGGACAGGTTCTCCAAACTTGTTGCCGTAGTCTGAAGCTCCGTCGCTGGCTTCGATGGCAACCTGCAGTGGAGGGGCAAAGCTGGATGGATACTCCCAGCCCTCACCTTCCTGCTCCCAAGGGAGACTATACCCTGCAGGTGAGGGCAGAGAGTATAgtaatgaaactgaaatgattttctgaattattttaagaCTAGTCTTCCTAAATTACTATAATTTACTATTGTTCCTATATATGCCCTATAAAATGCTCTTGCAGGTGGGAACACCAGCAAATCTAGCACAACATCAGACCacacaaaacatacagaatttggggaaaaagtggaaaattagAAAAGAGACTGAACAAATATGTTCAGTCTCTTTAgtcaatattttcttcttttctctacTCCTCATCTGTGCTTCTACGACTTTATGACTTTTAGCATTTTGGTCATCATTAGTATCCAGTGTGAAAATCTGCTGCTGCGAGACTCTGTCCACCtggctaaatattacattagcatAAGAAATTCAACTTCATAACATGCATTAGCCAACAATTATTGCACTCCAAACAATCCTTTGCGATATGAATATTGTACACAGTGATATTATAATGATGATATACTCGcgatatattgtgcatccctaacGTATGTCTAGTTTGGAAAGCTTGACTGGAGAACTTTTCCTCTCCAGGATGAATATTTCACCCTGACTTAGGTTTGTAAACCTGCAAAGccattattctgacatttaggaaagataaattattttggtaattctaactaaactaaaacaagagCAGTCTGGTCTAATTTAACTCCGGAtagtgagacaaaaaaaagttgagtgTTTTTAGTCGGTGTGTGTAAACTTCCGGTTTAAACTCTATGCTTTAGAAATGATTTACATCCCTTATTGACCAACTTCAGTCTCTCATTGGCCTTTGTTTTGGAATTAAGGGTGAATCTcagaaaaataagataaaacctAAGTATTCGCTTATTTCAGCAATTCAAGTCGAAAAGTTTAACTTACATTCACTTATTGCACACAGGATATTAAAATTTGACTATTTCTGAGAATATTAATGGTTATAGTTTCCagcaaatgaaaatacaaaattaaatttctcAAAAAACTAACTGCTACCACCAACTAAACGTATGACCATATACAGCGGCTCTTGATGTTGGAGTCCATGCCTTGTGAATCGCTCagtaccacactttttccttccactcaacttcctCTTAGTTTATCTGTCAGAGATAATGTTTTGTGACTTATCCTCCTTGTGCAGAATGTCAATAACTATCTGCTGGTCAAGTAACAAGTCAACAATCCTCCTCATGATTGTCCAGGACATTACATTACAATAAACATCCTTTCTTTTATGGTgggtttttaaattaagaataaGATATAATTatcaacatttattacaaaataatcaTGTACTATATCACTGACTGTAAGGAATCTATAAATGTTTCActtaatgaattattgaaataaacgttttgatgatattctaatATATTGAAATCCATCTGTACTTtatgaaagtttttctttcctttaaggcttttaaaatgctcaaaaaaataaagttcacaataaagaaaagtttatttccTGCCACCATTAGAGCAGCTGATTCCTACGGCGTAATGAGCTACCTGGGATGTGCAGGTTTCCGAAGCAATATCCCGCAGTCCCAGCGACGACGTGCCCCCCTCGTCCGGCGCTCTGGACATCTCTGATGCGACCTCCGGTCCCCGTGGTGGCGCCGCTGAACGGCGCAACACCTGCAAGGTTCAGAGTTCACTAAGCATCGTTATTTTGGATAAGAGCCACACCGGTACTTGTGACTGGATTGGAGAAGTGGGCGCCGACCGGTTGGGAAGTTGTGCGTCTCGGCGGTGAAGATAACGTGTCTCAACGAGCGCCGCGTCTCGTACGGGCTCGCTTCCGAGGGGTCTGCTGGGTAAATGCACCGCAGCTCCCCGCCTCTGATGCCACTGAAcagagaaatgaaatgtttcacagaGTGGGCGGGGCTGGGACCACGAGCCCACGAGCCCACGAACCCATGAACCCACGAGCGTCTCCCAACGCCACCTGCTGTTGTCGCAGAACTTGATGACGTTGTTCTGGTTGCTGTGCCGCTGGGTGTCCATGATGAGGCTGAAGAGGGTCGCCTGCTGCTCCTGCCCGTCGATCACCATCCGCCCGCGGAAGAACCAGTGGCGGCTGTGCTCGCTGGGACGCAGAGGGACACACACAGGAACcgagtcaaaaacaaaaacaaggaagaTGCTCAGGGGGGGATTCCTCCACCCCACCTGTTGGACTGAGCCAGGTCAAAACACTCCACGCTGGTGGGATTCCTGTTGATCCTCTGGAACATGGATGTGTAGTAGTCCAGGTCCCAGGAGTCAAAGGCCAGACCTGCAGCATGCACACAGACAGCAGCGTAAACACCAAGGCAAACACAGGCAGCATAAACCGATTTAGACAGAGAAAAGAGATAAAcagcacacacaccaacacacaccgaCACGGCTCCAAGAGAGGAGAAACCCAACACAGTCTGGCTCTGATGCATCTGATGACTGGTAATCTGATCAAATGATCCTAGCAATTTAAACCATGTTTTCCGCCAcagcaaagcaaaataaaattaccaaaTGGGCTTGACAAGATTTACGCCTTTTAATCCCATGAATGTGACCGAATATGATACAGCTGTCATAATTCAtagcaaaaacacattcatgtGCAAAAGTGAAGGTGGACAAAATTTAGAGAACATGGAACCGCATCACAATGCCCTCCTCAGTGGTGGCCTATCACTTCAAACCTCACTAAAATACACAAAGTTTATGTCtgtattgtgacaaaaatgtttaaacgtTTAAGAGAAGTGAATGCGTTTCGcagaatgttttagttttaccaCAAAATCTTCAGCTTAGCTCCCAAGTCACACCACATCAAGCATGTTCAGACCGAACACTACGGTCTGCTTAGTGTTTCACTACAATCGTGAGGCACACAGAAACAAGACACGTGCACACGCCAGATAATCAGCAGCGGCTTCATCATCTTGTGACTTAAACTAAGTGGGAATGTCATGCATCATGTGACGTTACGGCCTCCTTCAGCGCACAGAGTACTTACGGACAACTGCAAGACTGGAAAGAGGGCATGAAGAAagagatgagagagagagagtaggagagagagagatcacACCAGGTTGTAAACACCAGAgactcggtgtgtgtgtgtgtgtgtgtgtagaggtAAAAGCAGAGCAGCGTTTCCAAAAAGCCTCACCCAGCTCGCGGTTCGCCGTCTCCAAGGCGGCGCGGCCCTTCCCCAGGATGTCCACCTCAAACACCGGCTGCGGCGTGGTTTCCACGGCAAAGGAGGTGATGGGATGTTGATAGACGCACTCTGTCATGCTGTCATGGAGACACCCGACCAGCTCCTTTATGTCTGCGCCGAGCTCGCTCATACTCCGTCCGTTCTCGGCCTGGTGAGGAGATGGACGGGTCACCTCAGAGAAATAAATAGGAACAAAATCGAATCGTGACCTTCCCATGTCATCGTCGGCGACCTTGATCAGAAACCTGCGGGACTGCTCCACTCGCGTGATGTTGGCGAGGCCAGCGCTCTGGCAGATGGACACGGCGTTTGTTGACCAGGCGGTAGAAAAGTTCAgcctaaaaacacacagacaaaaatgctGATGCACAACTCAGAATGATGCCCATGTTCTAGGGAtgcaaatatatgaaaatatggGCCGCATTACTAAGGGTGTTATGGTCAATAACCGATAATGACcaatatttgacatttcaatATCAGTACTAAGAAGCACAAATGCCACCATGGAAATAATCATTGCTTGTTAATATCAGCCCAGTTTTACTTATTCGACCAAAACCGTAtcataataaaagaataataaataaaagatagaCATCAGACAACCTTGATGTTAATGTTCTTAGAAATTCTGGTTGAATtcaaagctaaaatatttaggaaagaacctgcagcacttttttttatcttttatgtgTTAACACTTACAAAAcatataatctgtgaaaaattcaGAAGTTCAGACCTATTAGCCGACCCATATTGGCCAGGAAAACACCTGATTGGTCCATTTccactttaaacattttgacaaattttcatttcattcctCTAAAGCACACCACATTAGAATATACTTAATACAAACTGAGGTTCAAAGTGTCAGGCATGTCCAACCAGTGGCCTATATtctgatgaatatttattaatagGAACGGATGAATATTCATCTTGGTCTTGTTAACCTCCCAGCCTCATtacatgaataaatgaatacCTTTTCACCAGTTCACCAAGGTTCCAGTTATAAAAATTATGCTGGCTTTGCTAATTAGCACCCCAGGTAGAGAGAAGGCCCTAAGATAAATTTAGCTTTTGTTGCAGCTGCGCAATCTGACAGTGGAAAAATTAGACAACATACACCTCTGAGCAAATCCAGTGGAGAATCAGTGATTATGTGGACTCGTTTCTCTTCCAAAAAATAGTGAGGACCTCGTTAAGATGCATAAGCGCTTTGAAAACTGGACCTTTACTGGGTCACTTCACAGAATAATGGTCTTGAATATACGGCCAAATCAACTTTCCTTCATGGCTACTTCACTCAGACGTAGAAACCAGGCCTCTGGAGGATGTAGACCAGTTATGCAAAGAGGAATAGTTAAGGAGACCCCTCTCTTTTTGCGCCACCCTTAAGGACGCTGTATACTGTTATACTAAAGCTAATCAAATGCCAGACTCCAGTGTGCAGAAATCATAAGCAGCACCTCGGTCCGATCTCCACTAGTTTGTCCCCGCTTCCCTCTGTGAGCCTTGGTTGGTCAGACAGCGGCTCTGCCTGCAGAGGAGGACGAAACAACCAGAGGAGAACCTCCTTCTGCTCCGCATCCAGACGCTCGCAGCCTGCAGCGGAGATCAGGAAGAGCATTTAGGACGTGGTGGAAGGCTGCCGTTTCTAGAGCGAGTTCATCGGCGCGATCTCACCTGTCAGTTCCACGTTGTAGCACAGCTCGGTCGTGATGGACAGGTGAGGGAAGAGCTTCGCTGCTCTCTGCAAGGCTCGTCCAATCAGAGCTTCACTGCTGTAGAACCTCAGGACGGCCATTTTtctgaggaggagaaagaaatcCAGTTTACAAGGCTCGCTCCTGATAAACATTCCACTTTTGAAGcaagtttagaaaaagaaataaaaagaaaaaacacctaGTTTATGTTTAGATTATTTTCTGCATGTtccaaaaatgctgaaaactcAATGTTCAAGTTAGCGTCTTGTATCATTCCTGCTCTACGAGACATTTATGCACAATACAGATTCTTCAAAGTTCAACTAGCGATCgcttttaatttgactttatttgtaaaaacgcaaaataaaaaaacccaaatgtcAATTCTTTGCTTGGTCACCAAACCAGACTTGGTCGATCTAAGATTATCTGTGACAAATCAAggttcaaattcaattcaaatttaattcaaaaatactttattaatcccaaagggaaagtAAATGTTGCTGTGACTCATGTAAATTGAAAATTCTTCAGAGTTAATGTAGCTGATAACTGATGTACTAAACTAAACATCTGAATAATCCAcaaattttattcagatttttttaccCCGAAATTCATGAAATTCTGGAAAccgaaacatatttttattcaaagctttttttttgtcagtagtTACCCAAACTATTGGGTAAATATAACTATTATAATAGTTTGGGTATTCACGTCACTTCTTATATAGTTTTAATCAAATCATATTTCAAATGAAGCTGTGGCGTGTTAAATCATTAAAGAGACATCACAATCATGTatacataaatgtgaaaagtccacttttcaaattaaatttatgtACTTTCCACGATGCATTTTAAACCTTAGATTAGAGACTGATAAACTACTTCAAAACAAGTTAGACAATAAATAAAGCACAGATCATTTCTGAATAagaaatctactttttttttaaatattaattttaagcTAAACTTTGAAGTGAAACTGATAAATCGCAAAGTTTGCCTCCTCAACTCAAGACCAGCTCAGCAGCACAGTTAAAGACAACATGGTGATGAGGAGAACTCTGGTTTCTACAgataaaatgttgacaaaaGGCGACCCCTGATACAGAACCTCAATAATCTGGCAGTCCTGACAGTCCTGAGCTCAGATCAGGACTCTCCTCTGTTCTGCTTTAGGTGCTTTGACTGATTTACTCAAATTCATTCTTTAgcaagacaacaacaaaaaactgataTATAAACCACTACGTTCAGTGGAAAGAACAAGATGTTTGCGATGGTTTATGATGAACCGCCAGCATTGAgtgaaggcaaaaaaaaaaacagaactgagTCAGATTTTCTAGCTTtgaataagattttttttttttttatctgcagcatcagtttgtttctaaaatgtcttCTTCTCTCGTGCACATCATCATGTGTATTTTGATTCCTTTAGTTGCTTTTAGAGGGAAAACGTCTTTAACAAGAGATTTACTCTTTCACTTCAGTTCTTCCTCTCTCAGTCATGATTCAAAAACTGGGAGCATAAATCAGGAGCTTTATGCAGAAAATTGCAGTCTGTATCCCACACACACGCCACATTTTCACGGTAACTACAAATTTAGCAGTTAGCAACAGCACAAGAGTGACTGCAAGAAGATGAGGAGTAACACCACTAACATATCCAAAGGGGAGGGGGAGTTACTGATTGAAAGCTATGGATCAGAGAGTTAGCAGGAGGCTAACTTACGTGCAGCAGCTTCACTAGTTTAGGATGAAAAGCTGAGACAGTCACCGCAGATCTGGACAAGACTCGCCTTCCTGAACGAAAGCTTGGAAGTTGTCTGTTTACGGGTCGGCAACGCAGGATGGCAGGGGGCAGGGTGGACGGAGATCAGCACTCGCATGTGCGCCGCTCTGACCGCATCACGCATGCGCAGCTGGGGATCGTTGAGGGAGAACATCCTGGAATGTCAGACAGTTTGGGAAGACCTTGAATGCATCACCTCTCCGTATCTactgtttataaaaacagaagagctTCACACCAACAAGCCCAGGTTCTGTCGAattaaacttacatttttcCATATTGCTCAAAAAACTTATAACGTCACTTCTCTCACAGTTTTAAACCTTCATAACAAATCAATACATTTTCCTgctattttgttcatttgtttaactCTAACCCTCCAATAAAACAAGCTTCAACACGCCTCGGGTGACGTCACATAAGGCAACTGCTCATTGTGCTTAGACTACAGCTATTTGTGCTTGCCATATTTTTTCACTCTCTATTTGcgtcatgtcttttttttttcttctgcttttggcACAAGTAGCCATTGTTAAAAACAGGAGGCAGgcaggaatcaaacccaggcCAACCGCGTCGAGGTCTAGTCATTGCGCATGCTCTACCAACTGAGCCACCCAGAACCACTTATATCATGTTCTTATTCAAATTCCTCATTCTAATGTGTGTAATTGCACTCTGCAGGGCTGCTCTTAAGGTTGTAGAAGAAAGCGTTGCGTGGACTTTATGAAGTCTGGCAACATCACAACTCATGGGAACAGTTTGTGAAAAGGAACAAGACAGACTGGAATGGACAAATTTAATTACCAAAGATTTTTCTTCCCAAGCCAAGCTGTTATAAATACCATTTGGCCAGGTTGATGTGTTgcattaaaatacttttcaatTTCCAACGATGCTTCCTGCAGAACTGCTGCATCATCTGCTACTTCTGCTGAAAATTGTCCTCTACAAGACTTGACAGGTTTGCAGGGAGGGCTGAATGTCGGCTGCTAATAATTCCTTATGACAGGGTTCATTGCTTCCCTGCATTATAAGTTTTATGGTTTTGTCAAAGAATTTCACTTGATCTATCAGagctacaaataaaacaataactgtacataaaaaaatgtgttttaaacatCAGTGGACATTTGTTAGAAACAAAACCCACTCTCAAAGTGTCTCATTGAGAAGTCACGTAAGTATTTATGGATGTTTAGGCTAATCAGAAATTGGTTGTACTCAGGATGAATATTTTTTGAGTGAATGAAGTTGGTGTAATCCTACAAACCTAAGTGATTCAATATTTGTCCGCAGGCAAAATAATGTTCTTAAATCTGAGCCAGCATCTAGAGAAACAAGAACATCTTTGACAGAAGTGCTGataggagaaaaataaaaacacccacaACCGTTAGAC contains:
- the pfas gene encoding phosphoribosylformylglycinamidine synthase isoform X1, producing the protein MAVLRFYSSEALIGRALQRAAKLFPHLSITTELCYNVELTGCERLDAEQKEVLLWLFRPPLQAEPLSDQPRLTEGSGDKLVEIGPRLNFSTAWSTNAVSICQSAGLANITRVEQSRRFLIKAENGRSMSELGADIKELVGCLHDSMTECVYQHPITSFAVETTPQPVFEVDILGKGRAALETANRELGLAFDSWDLDYYTSMFQRINRNPTSVECFDLAQSNSEHSRHWFFRGRMVIDGQEQQATLFSLIMDTQRHSNQNNVIKFCDNSSGIRGGELRCIYPADPSEASPYETRRSLRHVIFTAETHNFPTGVAPFSGATTGTGGRIRDVQSAGRGGHVVAGTAGYCFGNLHIPGYSLPWEQEGEGWEYPSSFAPPLQVAIEASDGASDYGNKFGEPVLSGFARSFGMRLANGERREWIKPIMFSGGLGSIEDGYVKKEEAEAGMEVVKIGGPVYRIGVGGGAASSVQVQGDNCSERDLGAVQRGDAEMEQKMNRALRACLERSNGNPICSIHDQGAGGNGNVLKELSEPAGAVIYCGKFKKGDPTLSVLELWGAEYQESNALLLRPSDKSYLERVCQREKCPVDFVGLITGDGKIVLVNDEGSDGDRADGVRHPVDLQLEWVLGKMPQKEFQMERLAPTLRPLSLPAELTVRDALQRVLRLPAVASKRYLTNKVDRSVTGLVAQQQCVGPLHTPLADVAVVAMSPFGLQGAATAIGEQPVKGLVCPAAGARMAVGEALTNLLFARVTALKDVKCSGNWMWAAKLPGEGACLWEACKAMCEVMGQLGVAIDGGKDSLSMAARVGTETVKAPGALVISAYAVCPDITATVTPDLEDPDGKGVLLWVPVSPGHHRLGGSALAQCYSQLGDVCPDLDQPEFLIACFTTTQKLIEDRLLSAGHDISDGGLISCLLEMAFAGNRGFDVELPSDGSGVMELLFSEELGLVLEVSQTDLEAVCQRYRDGGLRCHRIGRTCGFGPEATVRVRVDEQEVLSESLPVLRAVWEATSFQLERLQADEQCVKQEEEGLSKRTQPYFNLTFDPSEIPSIRQLAAGLPRVAVIREEGSNGDREMSVSLFMAGFEVWDVTMQDLCSGSLTLKPFKAVVFVGGFSYADVLGSAKGWAATVAYNPKAKAEFERFQRREDTLSLGVCNGCQLLALLGWVGGGEEGADSEVVLTHNRSGRFESRFVSVGIQKSPSIWLRGMEGSALGVWVAHGEGLMRFCSPRAQDLITSSGLAPVRYLDDQGSPTEEYPLNPNGSPQGIAGLCSKDGRHLAMMPHPERCTLGWQWPWAPRDLRPALSPSPWMRMFRNAAAWCSNLD
- the pfas gene encoding phosphoribosylformylglycinamidine synthase isoform X2; this encodes MFQRINRNPTSVECFDLAQSNSEHSRHWFFRGRMVIDGQEQQATLFSLIMDTQRHSNQNNVIKFCDNSSGIRGGELRCIYPADPSEASPYETRRSLRHVIFTAETHNFPTGVAPFSGATTGTGGRIRDVQSAGRGGHVVAGTAGYCFGNLHIPGYSLPWEQEGEGWEYPSSFAPPLQVAIEASDGASDYGNKFGEPVLSGFARSFGMRLANGERREWIKPIMFSGGLGSIEDGYVKKEEAEAGMEVVKIGGPVYRIGVGGGAASSVQVQGDNCSERDLGAVQRGDAEMEQKMNRALRACLERSNGNPICSIHDQGAGGNGNVLKELSEPAGAVIYCGKFKKGDPTLSVLELWGAEYQESNALLLRPSDKSYLERVCQREKCPVDFVGLITGDGKIVLVNDEGSDGDRADGVRHPVDLQLEWVLGKMPQKEFQMERLAPTLRPLSLPAELTVRDALQRVLRLPAVASKRYLTNKVDRSVTGLVAQQQCVGPLHTPLADVAVVAMSPFGLQGAATAIGEQPVKGLVCPAAGARMAVGEALTNLLFARVTALKDVKCSGNWMWAAKLPGEGACLWEACKAMCEVMGQLGVAIDGGKDSLSMAARVGTETVKAPGALVISAYAVCPDITATVTPDLEDPDGKGVLLWVPVSPGHHRLGGSALAQCYSQLGDVCPDLDQPEFLIACFTTTQKLIEDRLLSAGHDISDGGLISCLLEMAFAGNRGFDVELPSDGSGVMELLFSEELGLVLEVSQTDLEAVCQRYRDGGLRCHRIGRTCGFGPEATVRVRVDEQEVLSESLPVLRAVWEATSFQLERLQADEQCVKQEEEGLSKRTQPYFNLTFDPSEIPSIRQLAAGLPRVAVIREEGSNGDREMSVSLFMAGFEVWDVTMQDLCSGSLTLKPFKAVVFVGGFSYADVLGSAKGWAATVAYNPKAKAEFERFQRREDTLSLGVCNGCQLLALLGWVGGGEEGADSEVVLTHNRSGRFESRFVSVGIQKSPSIWLRGMEGSALGVWVAHGEGLMRFCSPRAQDLITSSGLAPVRYLDDQGSPTEEYPLNPNGSPQGIAGLCSKDGRHLAMMPHPERCTLGWQWPWAPRDLRPALSPSPWMRMFRNAAAWCSNLD